A window of Caldisalinibacter kiritimatiensis genomic DNA:
TATAATATCTCCAACGTGGTTCTCAATAGTAAGTGAAAATGGATATGTAGTCAATAATGGAGATATAAATTATGTACAGGAGGCCCATGAAAAAGGATATAAGGTATGGGCTCTTATAGACAATGGATTTGATAGAGACTTGACTAAACAAATACTAGCAAGTGAAGAAGCACAAAAAAACATAATAAATCAGATATTAGTTTATTCAAGTATTTATGATTTAGATGGGATAAATATAGATTTCGAAAATGTATATTATGAGGATAAAGATAGATTAACGAAATTTGTAGCTAAGATAACAGATGCATTAAAAAAACAAAACTTAATAGTTTCAATAGATATGACAGTACCATCTTTAAGCAAAAATTGGTCTATGTTTTATGATAGAGAAAAACTAGGTCAGATAGTTGATTATTGTATGGTTATGACCTATGACGAACACTGGGCATCTAGTCCAAAAAGTGGTTCAGTTGCATCAATAGGATGGGTTGAAAGAGGTATAGAAAAAACACTTAAATATATACCTAATGAAAAGCTACTAATGGGAATTCCATTTTATACAAGAATATGGGAAGAAACTATGGTAAATGGAAAAGTAAAAGTGAAGTCTAAAGCATTATCAATGAAAACAGTACAGGAAATGATTGAAGAAAAGGACTTAGATATAACATGGCTTGAAGATATAGGTCAATATTATACTGAGTTTAATGAGGAAGGTAAAAAATACAGAATATGGATAGAAGATGAAAACTCAATAAAGCTTAAAGCTGAGCTAGCAAATAAATATAATCTAGCAGGAGTGGCTTCTTGGAGAAAGGGCTTTGAAAAAGAGGATGTTTGGGTTGCTTTAAATAATGTGATTAAAAATTCCAAAGAGTTAATGGGACAAAGAGAGGAATAGGAAAATATGTAAGGCTGGATACATCCAGCCTATTTTATGTGTTTATGAAAGGGGATGTATCTGTAGAAAACAGCTTTAGTTGCTTTCTACAGATACGTAAAATCATCACAATAGCTACATTTATATTTAACCTTTTCTTTATCTACTAAAGTAAATGTAGGAACTGCATAATTATCGCTATTACTTATACATCTTGGGTTATCACACTTAAATAATCCTTTTACCTTTTTTGGAAGTTCAACTTTCTTCTTTTCTATAATTTTATCATCTTCTATGATGTTTATAGTAATGTTAGGGTCTATTAAACCTAGCATCGTAAGGTCTAAGTCGATTTCATCTTGAATTTTGATTATATCTTTCTTCCCTAATTTTTCACTTGGTACATTCATTAAAAGAACTACAGGGAATTCAACATCAGCTAGTTTAAGTTTTTCAAATATCTTTAAACCATTACCGGATTCTATGTGGTCTATAACTATTCCTCTTTTTATACTATTTACTGTTAACATTTTAAACCACCCCCAAAAGATGTGCCATAAGTGACATTCTAACATAAACTCCGTATTGTGCCTGTTTAAAATATACAGCTCTTTTGTCATCATCAACGCTATAATCTATTTCATTTACCCTTGGTAGAGGATGCATTATGAGCATATCTTCTTTTGCATCTTTTATTTTATCTCGTGTGAGTATATAACTATTTTTTAATTTTAAATAATCCTCTTCATTGAAGAATCTTTCTCTTTGAATCCTTGTCATATAAAGTATGTCTACTTCATTAATAACTTCTTCTAAATAACTTGTTTCAAAGATTTCGGCGTTATATTCATTTTTTACGAATTCTTTAATATAAGTTGGGAGTTTTAATTGAGGTGGTGAAACCAGATAGAATGACATGTTTTTATATCGAGCTAGTGTCTTGATAAGTGAGTGAACGGTTCTACCATATTTAAGGTCTCCACAAAGAGCTACTTTGTTATCGTCAATTTTACCTTTGAGGTTTTTAATAGTTAATAGGTCGGTCAAGGTTTGGGTAGGATGTTGATGTCCTCCGTCTCCACCATTTATTACAGGAACGCTGGAATATTCAGAAGAAAGCAATGGAGCACCTTCTTTTGGATGACGCATTACTATAATATCAGCATACCCTGAAACGACTCTAACAGTATCAGCAACACTTTCGCCCTTTGAAACAGAGCTTGTTGTTGCATCTGCAAAACCTAAAATATTGCCACCCATTCTAAGCATTGCAGATTCGAAACTAAGCCTAGTTCTAGTACTAGGTTCGTAGAACAATGTAGCTAATATTTTGCTTTTGCATATCTCTGAATATTTTTTAGGATGTTTTTCCATATCTTGTGCTACTTTGAAAATTTGGTCTAGCTCTTCAAGAGTAAAGTCATTAGGGTCAATAAGATGTTTACCTTTTAAATTCATTATCCTTCCTCCTTTTTATTTTTTGGGAGGAACACTCCCTTGCTAGTCTCACAGGACTAGTTTAAAGGTAAAAAACTTTTCTAGACAATAGAAAAACCTTCTGCACGTGGGCAAGAAGGTACAAATATCCCTAGGTATATTTTATCCTATACATAGAATATTTATTACCTTCTTAGCCTCACGGGGCTAATTTAAAGGTTATTTTTATTTAAAATATCATAAAGAATTAGTAATGTCAATATAAAAAATGAAAAATTCAAAAAATTTTATACAAAAATCATACAACTATAATATTGAAATCATATATTGTAAGTGATAACATATTATATGTCGCTTTGTGAAATTGTTTGAATAAATGTAGAAAAATGGGTATGAATAATTATGATAACAGCGAAAGGAAAGATAATGTATGAAAGATAAAACATTAGAAACATTAAATTTATTAAAAAAAGCTATAGATAAAAAAAGAGAAAGATTAAATGAGCTAATGGGGTTAGACAATGTAGATAGTGATACGATATTAAAGCTTAGTGAAGAATTGGACAAGTTAATATATGAATATTATAGTATACATAAAAAATTTGTTCAATGATAACTTAAAGTTAAAGTTTAACTTTAAGTTATAAACAGCTAAAAATACAGAAATAATTAACTTAAAGTATTACGTTAAGTACCTAGACATTAAGTATGGTTCAAATATAAAAATTTCACAATTTTATCACATTTTCATAAAAAATATTTTTTAAAATAAAAATAGAATAAAAAATAATTTAAGATTAAATAATATAAAAACTATGAAAAAGGAGGTCGGGGTAATGAAGGACAAATATGATTTGTATGAACAAAAATATAAAAAGGCAAAAATATTTAATATAGTATTAGCATCTTTATTAGTGGGAATGTTGTTAGGTGGAGTTTTAGTATATGGTTTAATAAATGTAGAGGAGATGGGATTCTCAAACGTTGCCCAGGCATCCAATACCAAGTTAATAAATAAAGATTATGAGAGTCCCGTTGTTGAAGTGGCAGAGCACGTATTACCATCTATAGTTATGATAAAAAGCAAGGTTAACATAGGAAGAGGATTTGCAACACAAAGTGTAGATAAAGGCACAGGTTCAGGGATAATATACAGAGAAGACGGATATATAATAACTAATAACCATGTTATAGAAGATGCTTCAGAAATAGAAGTCACTTTATATGATGGTAGAGTATTTAATGCAAGAGTTATAGGAAAAGACCCAGAAACTGATTTGGCAGTTATAAAAATACAGGCAGAAAACCTACCTGCGGGAACCTTTGGAGATTCTTCAAAATTAAAAGTAGGAGAGCTTGCTGTAGCTATTGGAAATCCATTAGGGGAGAACTTTTCTGGTACAGTTACATCAGGAATAATAAGTGCTTTAAATAGAACTTTAACAATAGGAGAGAAAGAACTAAAACTTATCCAAACTGATGCAGCTATAAATCCAGGTAATAGTGGAGGAGCTTTAGTGAATAAAAATGGAGAAATAATAGGAATCAATAGTGTTAAATTAACATCTACTGGGGTTGAAGGAATGGGATTTGCTATTCCTATAAACGATGCCTTACCAATAATTAACGAGTTAATACAATATGGTTATGTAAAAAGGCCATGGATAGGGGTTGCTATAGCAAACATCACAGACCAAATAGCTGAAAGATATGATGTACCAAAAGGAGTTTATATTTCAAAAGTATATTATAACAGTCCGGCAGCAAAGGCTGGTCTAATGGTTAATGATATATTAACTGCAATAAACGGACAAAGGATAGAAAACATAGACGAATTATCAGATAAAATAAGCGAATTTATACCAAATGACAAAATTATATTGACTATATATAGAGATAAAAAGTATATAGATATCGAGGTACAATTAGGAATTATGCCTCCACAATAAAAAGCAGCCATTTAAGGCTGCTCTTTATTTCGGTTTACTTATAAACATTTGAGTAAACATATATCCGTATTTATCGCTTCTTACAATACCAATACCAACATGAGTGAATTCACGTTTAAGAATGTTTTCTCTATGTCCTTGTGAATTCATTAAAGAAGTATGAGCTCTTTCAACTGAGCTGTTAGCTGCTATATTTTCTCCAGCATATAAGTAATCTATACCGTAGGTTTTCATCATATCAAAAGGACTTCCATAGGTTGGGGAATAATGGCTAAAGTAATTGTTATCAACCATATCCTGTGATTTCATTCTTGCTAATTTAGTTAATTCTAAATCTACTTTAAGAGGTTGTAGATTTCGTTTTCTTCTTTCTTCATTTATTAAGTTAACCATATTTTGCTCGTTTTGTGTTAAACTTCTTGCTGGTGTTACTTCATTTCTTTGTTGATCTGTTTCACGATTCATTCCCATATTTTGCTGTTGATCTGTTTCACGGTTCATTCCCATATTTTGTTGTCGGTCTGTTTCACCGTTCATACCTTCGTTGCCCTGTTGATTTTGTGCTTGATTTGGAGCAGACTGATTTATTTGATTTTCTCCTTCTTGTCTTTGTTTTTGTCTAACTTCTCCTTCTTTAACTATTGGTTTACAGTAGTTATCAGCTACACATCCTACTCTATTATTAGGTAGCTGTACTATATACCAATTAGGAAGTTTACCTAAAACTTTAACTTCATCATTTTTATTAAACTTACCTATTGTAGGAAATTGTGTTCCATTCCCAGCTCTAACATTTAGATTGTTAACTAATACCCTTATGTTTTTAACTTCTTCAGTCCCATAGATAGAGGACTCCATAGTTTTCATGTTTTTATCCTGAGGTTGTTCATTAGGTTTCTCTTGAGGACTAGCACAACCTGCTAACATAACTAATGTCAATATTACTATTAGTATTTTTTTGCTCATAAAATCACTCCTATTTATTATATTAATAAACTGTATTTCTAAAAATATTATTAGTAAACAGGTTAAATTTTATTACTAGAATAAGGAGTATTAAAAACGTATTATTTTCCAATTTCTGTTTTAGTTTTTTATGTGTATAATTATAAATATATAGAAAAAAGTTACTATAGTATTGTTTTGGCTTTGTATTTTTTTGGTTAACTTATATATAGTAAAAAAACATTCAAAACACCTTAATTTTTTATAAATTTAATACGAATATATTTATGATAGTCTTATGTCCTAGTGAAAGTGAGGTGACTCTGTGCTTTTTAAAAGAACTCTTGAGGATAGAGTAAAAAAAGCTAAAAAAGATGATAAAGAACTAAATAAATTGATTGAAGAATATAAACCTTTTATAGCTAGTACTGTTCAGAAAAAGATTGGAAGGTTCGTGAAGTATGGACAAGATGATGAACTTACTATTGGAATGCTAGCTTTTAAGGAAGCTATAGAAAGTTATGATAAAAATAAAGGTAAATTTTTAAGCTTTGCTAAAAGAGTAATTAATTTAAGACTTATAGATTATTATAGAAAGCATGTTAATGAAAATAATGAAGTATATATGAGTCAAATAATTCAAGAAAATGATGACAATGTTTATGAGCTTGGAGCCAGTAAAGCGATTATAAAACATCAAGATAAAGAAGAAAATGAAGTAAGAAAAATAGAAATATTAGAGTTTAAGAAAGAATTAGATAAATGGGGAATTAAGTTTACTGATTTAGTTAAATCATCTCCAAAACAAAAAAGAGTTAGGGACCTTTATAAGAATGTAGCAAAATCTATAGTAGAAAATGAGTACATATTAAATAAATTACTTGAAAAGAAAAAATTACCCATTAAAGAAATTCAAAATATTATGTCTATACATCGAAAAAAGTTAGAAAGAGGCCGAATATATATAATAGCATTAGTAATAGTGTTAACAGGAGATTATGAGTACATTAGAGAGTATATAGATTGGAGGTGATTGAATGAAGGGAATTGTAATGGAGAAACTAGGTGATAAGGTTGTAGTATTAACTAAAGAAGGAGATTTTATTGAGACTACAATACCTAATGAACATGTAGATATTGGACAAGAAATTATAATTGACAATAGAAGTAGTAACAGTAATTTATTTAGAAGAGTAGTTTCTATAGCAGCTGCAATTATATTGTTGGTAATAGGTAGTTATGGTGTATACGGTTATTACAATCCTTTTGGATATGTTAACGTTGATATAAACCCTAGCTTAGAGATTGCATATAACTTATATGGTAGGGTTATAGATATAAAACCATTAAATGATGATGGGAAACTTATAGCATCAAAGTTAGATGATTTTAAAAATAAATCAGTAGATGATGTATTAAATCAAGTGGTAGACAAAGCAGTTGAGGAAGAATTTATTGAAAAAGATAAGGAAAATTTAGTGTTAGTTACAATAACAGAAAAAGGAAAGAAAATAAAAGAAGAAAATATACAACAACAGGTAAATAATCATATAGAAGAAATTAAAATGAATACGGAATTAGTAATTGTAGAAAGTGATAAAGAAACTTATGAGAAAGCTAAAAAAGAAAAAACGTCTCCAGGAAAGCTTATGTTAATTAATGAAGCTCTTAAATTAGATAAAAGTATAAAGACTGAAGAAATATTTAATAAACCTGTAAAGGAAATAGTGAATATAATTAATGAAAAGAGAAAAGAAATAAAAGACAAGGTGAAAGATAGAAAGAAAGAAGAAAAAGAAGAGAAATTAGATAAATTAAATGGTACATCTAAAACTAATAAAAGTAAAGAAAAAGCAAAGATAAAGGAAAAAATAAGAATAGAAGAAGAAAAGGAAAATAAAAAAGATAAAAGTGAAGGAAATAAAAAAGAAAAGGATAATAATAGCAAAAAACCAGATGAACAGAAAGATAAGAAGGACAGAAAAGGTAAGTCGGATAAAAGCAACAATGTAGATAACAAAGAACAAAAAGGAGAAAATGAAAAAAAGATTAAAGATAAAAATGAAGGTAAAAAAGGAAAAAAGTCAAAGGATGAAAGAGATATAAAAAATGAGGATAACGATAAAAATGAAGACGATGAAGATGATGACAAAGATGTAGAGAATGAAGACGATGAAGAATATGACGATGATAATTATGATGAAAAAGAGAATGAACACGAAGATAAAAATGAAGGTAGAGGCAAAAAAAGAGGAAAAGAACAGAGATTGAAGCAAAAAAATGAAGATAACAACTCAGAAGAAAGACTCAATAGAAATAAAAGACCTGGTGTTAAGCACTAGGTCTTTTATTATTTGAGTTGGTTTATACTATTGACATTATTATTAGGATAGCTACTACAAATACAATAGCGAGTATAATACCATATAAAACTTTTTTTCTTATAAAATAGATTTTAGACATAAAAATCACTCCTTGCATACCTTGTTTATAAGGTATGGTACAGTATTCCATATTATAAATTATTAAAATTAACTTGTACATATTCCAAATTTAATATATATGGAGAATAAAATTATATTTTGTATTTTGGATTATTATGAAACACAACATCAAATTTATAAAAATTAATTTTAAATCAATAAAATATAAAATAAATTGATATTATAATTGTAAAAATTAAATCTTGCATTGACAAATTTTAGGGATGTTATATAATATAATTAACAAACTAAATTCAGAAAATTGAAAATAAGGAGTGGGGATTTATGGGTG
This region includes:
- a CDS encoding S1C family serine protease, with product MKDKYDLYEQKYKKAKIFNIVLASLLVGMLLGGVLVYGLINVEEMGFSNVAQASNTKLINKDYESPVVEVAEHVLPSIVMIKSKVNIGRGFATQSVDKGTGSGIIYREDGYIITNNHVIEDASEIEVTLYDGRVFNARVIGKDPETDLAVIKIQAENLPAGTFGDSSKLKVGELAVAIGNPLGENFSGTVTSGIISALNRTLTIGEKELKLIQTDAAINPGNSGGALVNKNGEIIGINSVKLTSTGVEGMGFAIPINDALPIINELIQYGYVKRPWIGVAIANITDQIAERYDVPKGVYISKVYYNSPAAKAGLMVNDILTAINGQRIENIDELSDKISEFIPNDKIILTIYRDKKYIDIEVQLGIMPPQ
- a CDS encoding aspartate carbamoyltransferase regulatory subunit, with product MLTVNSIKRGIVIDHIESGNGLKIFEKLKLADVEFPVVLLMNVPSEKLGKKDIIKIQDEIDLDLTMLGLIDPNITINIIEDDKIIEKKKVELPKKVKGLFKCDNPRCISNSDNYAVPTFTLVDKEKVKYKCSYCDDFTYL
- a CDS encoding CAP domain-containing protein; its protein translation is MSKKILIVILTLVMLAGCASPQEKPNEQPQDKNMKTMESSIYGTEEVKNIRVLVNNLNVRAGNGTQFPTIGKFNKNDEVKVLGKLPNWYIVQLPNNRVGCVADNYCKPIVKEGEVRQKQRQEGENQINQSAPNQAQNQQGNEGMNGETDRQQNMGMNRETDQQQNMGMNRETDQQRNEVTPARSLTQNEQNMVNLINEERRKRNLQPLKVDLELTKLARMKSQDMVDNNYFSHYSPTYGSPFDMMKTYGIDYLYAGENIAANSSVERAHTSLMNSQGHRENILKREFTHVGIGIVRSDKYGYMFTQMFISKPK
- a CDS encoding anti-sigma factor domain-containing protein produces the protein MKGIVMEKLGDKVVVLTKEGDFIETTIPNEHVDIGQEIIIDNRSSNSNLFRRVVSIAAAIILLVIGSYGVYGYYNPFGYVNVDINPSLEIAYNLYGRVIDIKPLNDDGKLIASKLDDFKNKSVDDVLNQVVDKAVEEEFIEKDKENLVLVTITEKGKKIKEENIQQQVNNHIEEIKMNTELVIVESDKETYEKAKKEKTSPGKLMLINEALKLDKSIKTEEIFNKPVKEIVNIINEKRKEIKDKVKDRKKEEKEEKLDKLNGTSKTNKSKEKAKIKEKIRIEEEKENKKDKSEGNKKEKDNNSKKPDEQKDKKDRKGKSDKSNNVDNKEQKGENEKKIKDKNEGKKGKKSKDERDIKNEDNDKNEDDEDDDKDVENEDDEEYDDDNYDEKENEHEDKNEGRGKKRGKEQRLKQKNEDNNSEERLNRNKRPGVKH
- the sigI gene encoding RNA polymerase sigma-I factor — protein: MLFKRTLEDRVKKAKKDDKELNKLIEEYKPFIASTVQKKIGRFVKYGQDDELTIGMLAFKEAIESYDKNKGKFLSFAKRVINLRLIDYYRKHVNENNEVYMSQIIQENDDNVYELGASKAIIKHQDKEENEVRKIEILEFKKELDKWGIKFTDLVKSSPKQKRVRDLYKNVAKSIVENEYILNKLLEKKKLPIKEIQNIMSIHRKKLERGRIYIIALVIVLTGDYEYIREYIDWR
- a CDS encoding aspartyl-phosphate phosphatase Spo0E family protein, whose translation is MKDKTLETLNLLKKAIDKKRERLNELMGLDNVDSDTILKLSEELDKLIYEYYSIHKKFVQ
- the pyrB gene encoding aspartate carbamoyltransferase → MNLKGKHLIDPNDFTLEELDQIFKVAQDMEKHPKKYSEICKSKILATLFYEPSTRTRLSFESAMLRMGGNILGFADATTSSVSKGESVADTVRVVSGYADIIVMRHPKEGAPLLSSEYSSVPVINGGDGGHQHPTQTLTDLLTIKNLKGKIDDNKVALCGDLKYGRTVHSLIKTLARYKNMSFYLVSPPQLKLPTYIKEFVKNEYNAEIFETSYLEEVINEVDILYMTRIQRERFFNEEDYLKLKNSYILTRDKIKDAKEDMLIMHPLPRVNEIDYSVDDDKRAVYFKQAQYGVYVRMSLMAHLLGVV
- a CDS encoding glycosyl hydrolase family 18 protein, which codes for MVKRISVFLVIVLVLSTLTVLGTMYFKDINPYHTIKAFKEGQTNIVLDDTPINTYSSPIIVDNKILMPVNIIKKYICSDIELSEKYDRVYINISSPKFNLETEELDNRIKQGINLNFLAEKINGEYYLNIKGLEQILGIKVNYIQDTDILVIDKWKDTERIGVLQDNVRLRPKKTIFSFSLDKLSKGEEVLILEKDGEWLKVRTNKGFIGYISSKKVDIQIRKYNIKTQINQVREDWKEPDKINLVWDYVYKYSPDLSKQETIEGLDIISPTWFSIVSENGYVVNNGDINYVQEAHEKGYKVWALIDNGFDRDLTKQILASEEAQKNIINQILVYSSIYDLDGINIDFENVYYEDKDRLTKFVAKITDALKKQNLIVSIDMTVPSLSKNWSMFYDREKLGQIVDYCMVMTYDEHWASSPKSGSVASIGWVERGIEKTLKYIPNEKLLMGIPFYTRIWEETMVNGKVKVKSKALSMKTVQEMIEEKDLDITWLEDIGQYYTEFNEEGKKYRIWIEDENSIKLKAELANKYNLAGVASWRKGFEKEDVWVALNNVIKNSKELMGQREE